One Streptomyces mobaraensis NBRC 13819 = DSM 40847 DNA segment encodes these proteins:
- a CDS encoding 2Fe-2S iron-sulfur cluster-binding protein, which produces MSDDQQRHARTPVEGGWQPMPRGAEIDAEGTAFVQLPPELLAHPGTGANAGWAPLAAPGTGYAPPAAASSWDAVPQYPAGGQEHQGAAPAPGPGYPQAGQQPGVQHQPGVHQSVPHQALPHQSVAPHQQHQQAGPQQPHQGASVPQQAGARSGDAGRAAQPEHDDWPAGPYVSGMVDGPTEWAASADAYGSGGVGGSDTYGSGVPGGDAHGGEGRGDEAYGAEAYQADAYGPGGTYGSGVAAAGGPDGSAGLQDTAQWPLPYPPGAEPDAAAQGGSTGQWSIPAAGDDPVDESGEYALHAAPRGTGATPAAAHPAVEWPVPAPASVPAPTPASAPGSGDTGAGGWHLPVDGGTDGTAGAGVPTAPAPAADAAEHGGPTGQWSVPAAPATAGDTPDASGEYRVNAYPGDGLTPRPGTDAANVTDTGEQVVSGAWEVVTDLPGAPAAVPQPNGHQGQDAHDTRGAYDGYGQHGLAAPHDAPGVPSGAAPEAVPHAEPLAHAAESVPGHGPEQPHAPVERGAHGEPGEHGAGAAGAAGAAGDPVEAGHEPPAGQEPAPAPGPDAAAPVPHDPSVPHDAPAAHDASVQHDASAPHGASAPAEHLPEEGAPGAPHEQRLEQTEPAGPADAASALPESSGPGAPADTTEPTGSAGHTDVADPTEPTDLSASSDLSGPSGLSGLSGLSEPSALDEPQAPATEHPCASYVLRVNGTDRPVTDAWIGESLLYVLRERLGLAGAKDGCSQGECGACSVQVDGRLVASCLVPAALTAGSEVRTVEGLAQDGQPSDVQRALADCGAVQCGFCVPGLAMTVHDLLEGNHAPTELETRQAICGNLCRCSGYRGVLDAVRQVADERAEAAAALEEAQQAPGEQDSATGRIPHQTGPHDGGSGKATA; this is translated from the coding sequence GTGAGTGACGATCAGCAGCGACACGCCCGGACGCCCGTCGAGGGCGGCTGGCAGCCCATGCCGCGTGGAGCGGAGATCGACGCGGAGGGCACGGCGTTCGTCCAGCTTCCGCCCGAACTGCTGGCACACCCGGGCACCGGCGCGAACGCCGGCTGGGCGCCGCTGGCCGCGCCCGGTACGGGGTACGCGCCGCCCGCGGCGGCGTCGTCATGGGACGCGGTGCCGCAGTATCCGGCGGGCGGCCAGGAGCATCAGGGCGCCGCGCCCGCGCCCGGTCCCGGGTATCCCCAGGCCGGTCAGCAGCCCGGTGTGCAGCATCAGCCCGGTGTCCATCAGTCGGTGCCCCACCAGGCGCTGCCGCACCAGTCCGTGGCACCCCATCAGCAGCATCAGCAGGCGGGGCCGCAGCAGCCGCACCAGGGCGCGTCCGTGCCGCAGCAGGCCGGCGCGCGCTCCGGGGACGCCGGGCGCGCGGCGCAGCCCGAGCACGACGACTGGCCGGCCGGCCCGTACGTCTCCGGCATGGTCGACGGGCCGACGGAGTGGGCCGCGTCCGCCGACGCGTACGGCTCCGGTGGGGTCGGCGGGTCCGACACGTACGGCTCCGGCGTGCCCGGCGGCGACGCCCACGGCGGCGAGGGCCGCGGTGACGAGGCGTACGGCGCCGAGGCGTACCAGGCGGACGCGTACGGGCCCGGCGGCACGTACGGTTCCGGCGTGGCCGCGGCCGGCGGCCCCGACGGTTCCGCCGGTCTGCAGGACACCGCGCAGTGGCCGCTGCCGTACCCGCCCGGGGCGGAGCCGGACGCCGCCGCGCAGGGCGGTTCCACCGGGCAGTGGTCGATTCCGGCGGCCGGGGACGATCCGGTCGACGAGTCCGGCGAGTACGCGTTGCACGCCGCGCCGCGGGGGACGGGTGCCACGCCCGCCGCCGCGCATCCGGCGGTGGAGTGGCCCGTTCCCGCGCCCGCTTCCGTGCCGGCGCCCACGCCCGCTTCCGCGCCCGGTTCCGGTGACACCGGGGCCGGGGGCTGGCACCTGCCTGTCGACGGCGGTACGGACGGGACGGCCGGGGCCGGTGTGCCCACGGCCCCGGCGCCCGCCGCCGACGCGGCCGAGCACGGCGGACCGACCGGGCAGTGGTCGGTGCCGGCCGCCCCGGCGACGGCGGGCGACACGCCCGACGCGTCGGGCGAGTACCGCGTGAACGCGTACCCGGGCGACGGGTTGACGCCGCGGCCCGGTACGGACGCCGCGAACGTCACCGATACGGGCGAACAGGTGGTCAGTGGCGCGTGGGAGGTGGTGACCGACCTTCCGGGCGCCCCCGCCGCCGTCCCGCAGCCGAACGGACACCAGGGCCAGGACGCGCACGACACGCGGGGCGCGTACGACGGGTACGGGCAGCACGGCCTCGCCGCGCCGCACGACGCCCCCGGCGTGCCCTCCGGCGCGGCCCCCGAGGCCGTCCCGCACGCCGAACCCCTCGCGCACGCCGCCGAGTCCGTACCGGGCCACGGCCCGGAGCAGCCGCACGCGCCCGTGGAGCGTGGAGCGCACGGGGAGCCTGGCGAGCATGGGGCCGGTGCTGCCGGTGCTGCCGGTGCTGCCGGTGACCCGGTGGAGGCGGGACACGAGCCGCCCGCCGGGCAGGAGCCCGCGCCCGCGCCCGGGCCGGATGCCGCAGCGCCTGTACCGCATGACCCCTCCGTGCCGCACGACGCACCCGCAGCGCACGATGCCTCCGTACAGCACGATGCCTCCGCGCCGCACGGCGCGTCCGCGCCCGCTGAGCACCTGCCCGAGGAGGGCGCCCCGGGCGCGCCTCACGAGCAGCGGCTCGAACAGACCGAGCCGGCTGGCCCGGCCGACGCCGCCTCCGCCCTCCCGGAAAGCTCCGGCCCCGGCGCCCCCGCCGACACCACGGAACCCACCGGCTCCGCAGGTCACACGGACGTCGCCGACCCCACGGAACCCACCGACCTCTCGGCCTCCTCCGACCTTTCCGGTCCCTCCGGTCTCTCTGGTCTCTCTGGTCTCTCTGAGCCCTCCGCGCTCGACGAGCCGCAGGCGCCCGCCACCGAGCACCCCTGCGCCTCGTACGTCCTGCGCGTCAACGGCACCGACCGGCCGGTCACCGACGCGTGGATCGGCGAGTCCCTGCTCTACGTCCTGCGCGAGCGCCTCGGTCTCGCCGGCGCCAAGGACGGCTGCTCGCAGGGCGAGTGCGGCGCGTGTTCGGTGCAGGTGGACGGCCGGCTGGTGGCCTCCTGCCTGGTGCCCGCCGCGCTGACCGCCGGTTCCGAGGTGCGGACGGTCGAGGGGCTGGCCCAGGACGGGCAGCCCTCCGACGTGCAGCGCGCCCTCGCCGACTGCGGCGCCGTGCAGTGCGGCTTCTGCGTGCCCGGTCTGGCCATGACGGTCCACGACCTCCTGGAGGGCAACCACGCCCCCACCGAACTGGAGACCCGTCAGGCCATCTGCGGCAACCTCTGCCGCTGCTCGGGCTACCGGGGGGTCCTGGACGCCGTCCGCCAGGTCGCCGACGAGCGTGCCGAGGCGGCCGCGGCGCTCGAAGAGGCCCAGCAGGCGCCCGGGGAACAGGACTCGGCGACGGGACGCATCCCGCACCAGACGGGGCCGCACGACGGCGGCAGTGGAAAGGCGACGGCATGA
- a CDS encoding FAD binding domain-containing protein — MTTHAPQAAHTVTLPGSLDEAVAALAAMPAAVPVAGGTDLMAAVNSGLLRPAGLVGLGRISEIRGWQYQDGHALLGAGLTHARMGRPDFAALIPALAAAARAAGPPQIRNAGTLGGNIASAAPTGDALPVLAALEASLVIAGPGGRREIPVGRLLAGIELLHPGELIGYVRVPLLHAPQTFLKATGRTGPGRATASVAVVLDPARRMVRCAVGAVAPMPLRPYDAEHWVASLIDWDGERTLAPEALTAFGDYVAAACIPDPPPAPQGLDDGTGHAVQAPGEGTLPPAVLHLRRTVATLARRALGRALA, encoded by the coding sequence TTGACCACGCACGCACCGCAGGCGGCGCACACGGTGACGTTGCCGGGCTCGCTCGACGAGGCCGTGGCGGCGCTGGCCGCCATGCCCGCCGCCGTGCCCGTCGCGGGCGGCACCGATCTCATGGCAGCGGTCAACTCGGGCCTGCTGCGCCCCGCCGGGCTCGTCGGCCTCGGGCGCATCAGCGAGATCCGCGGCTGGCAGTACCAGGACGGCCACGCCCTGCTCGGCGCCGGACTGACCCACGCCCGCATGGGCCGGCCGGACTTCGCCGCCCTCATCCCCGCGCTCGCCGCCGCCGCCCGCGCCGCCGGACCCCCGCAGATCCGCAACGCGGGCACCCTCGGCGGCAACATCGCCTCCGCCGCGCCGACCGGCGACGCGCTGCCCGTCCTCGCGGCCCTGGAGGCGTCCCTCGTCATCGCGGGCCCCGGCGGGCGGCGTGAGATCCCGGTCGGCAGGCTGCTCGCCGGGATCGAACTGCTGCACCCGGGCGAGCTCATCGGCTACGTCCGCGTCCCGCTGCTGCACGCCCCGCAGACCTTCCTCAAGGCCACCGGCCGGACCGGCCCCGGCCGCGCCACCGCGTCCGTCGCGGTGGTCCTGGACCCGGCCCGGCGGATGGTCCGGTGCGCGGTCGGCGCGGTCGCGCCGATGCCGCTGCGCCCGTACGACGCCGAGCACTGGGTGGCCTCGCTCATCGACTGGGACGGCGAACGGACCCTGGCCCCCGAGGCGCTGACCGCCTTCGGCGACTACGTGGCCGCCGCCTGCATCCCCGACCCGCCGCCCGCCCCGCAGGGCCTCGACGACGGCACCGGCCACGCCGTCCAGGCGCCGGGAGAAGGTACCCTGCCGCCGGCCGTGCTGCATCTGCGGCGTACCGTGGCGACTCTGGCCCGCCGAGCACTGGGGAGGGCACTCGCGTGA
- a CDS encoding beta-N-acetylhexosaminidase yields the protein MSDTETGLVPAPRRFAWVPPGKGLEVLDEETAINAGPGTESTARWLRATVGAATGLPLPDGDGHHNHLVLRIDPRVAGELGPEGYRIVIDGYGLFLDGADPAGLFWAAQTFRQMLGPDAFRRAPVAARDEWHVPCVTIQDAPRFGWRGALLDVARHFVPKDGVLRFLDLLAAHKLNVLHLHLTDDQGWRVEIERYPRLTEVGAWRSRTKLGHRASPLWDERPHGGYYTKDDLREIVAYAAERHITVVPEIDLPGHSQAAIAAYPELGNADVVDTAALGVRDTWGVSPNVLAPTDTTLAFYENVLTEVLDVFPSRFVHIGGDECPKDQWKASPAARARMAAEGLADEKELQSWFIRHFDRWLAARGRRLIGWDEILEGGLAEGAAVASWRGYAGGVAAARAGHDVVMCPEQQVYLDHRQAPGPDEPVPIGWVRTLEDVYRFEPVPSELTPEEAGHVLGAQANLWTEVMEDQQRLDYQAFPRLAAFAEAVWSALPPPAERDFAHFEQRMAVHYRRLDALGVAYRPPGGPLPWQRRPGLLGRPIEGTPPIV from the coding sequence ATGAGCGACACCGAGACCGGACTCGTCCCCGCACCGCGCCGCTTCGCCTGGGTCCCGCCCGGCAAGGGCCTGGAGGTGCTGGACGAGGAGACGGCGATCAACGCCGGCCCGGGCACCGAGAGCACCGCCCGGTGGCTGCGCGCCACGGTCGGCGCCGCCACCGGCCTGCCGCTGCCCGACGGCGACGGCCACCACAACCACCTCGTCCTGCGCATCGATCCGCGGGTGGCCGGCGAGCTGGGCCCGGAGGGCTACCGGATCGTCATCGACGGGTACGGCCTCTTCCTCGACGGCGCCGACCCGGCCGGGCTGTTCTGGGCCGCCCAGACCTTCCGTCAGATGCTGGGCCCCGACGCCTTCCGGCGGGCGCCCGTCGCGGCGCGGGACGAGTGGCACGTCCCGTGCGTCACGATCCAGGACGCCCCGCGCTTCGGCTGGCGCGGCGCGCTCCTCGACGTCGCCCGCCACTTCGTCCCCAAGGACGGCGTCCTCCGCTTCCTCGACCTGCTCGCCGCGCACAAACTCAACGTCCTGCACCTGCACCTGACCGACGACCAGGGCTGGCGCGTCGAGATCGAGCGCTACCCGCGGCTGACCGAGGTCGGCGCCTGGCGGTCCCGTACGAAGCTCGGGCACCGGGCCTCGCCGCTCTGGGACGAGCGGCCGCACGGCGGCTACTACACCAAGGACGACCTCCGCGAGATCGTCGCGTACGCCGCCGAGCGGCACATCACCGTCGTCCCCGAGATCGACCTGCCCGGCCACTCGCAGGCCGCCATCGCCGCGTACCCCGAACTCGGCAACGCCGACGTCGTCGACACCGCCGCCCTCGGCGTCCGGGACACCTGGGGCGTCAGCCCGAACGTGCTCGCCCCGACGGACACCACCCTCGCCTTCTACGAGAACGTGCTGACGGAGGTCCTCGACGTCTTCCCCTCGCGCTTCGTCCACATCGGCGGCGACGAGTGCCCCAAGGACCAGTGGAAGGCGTCCCCGGCGGCGCGGGCCCGGATGGCGGCCGAGGGGCTGGCCGACGAGAAGGAGCTCCAGAGCTGGTTCATCCGGCACTTCGACCGCTGGCTCGCCGCGCGCGGGCGGCGGCTGATCGGGTGGGACGAGATCCTGGAGGGCGGTCTGGCCGAGGGCGCCGCCGTGGCGTCCTGGCGCGGTTACGCGGGCGGCGTCGCCGCGGCCCGGGCCGGACACGACGTCGTCATGTGCCCCGAACAGCAGGTCTACCTCGACCACCGGCAGGCGCCGGGCCCGGACGAGCCCGTGCCCATCGGCTGGGTCCGGACCCTGGAGGACGTCTACCGCTTCGAGCCGGTGCCGTCCGAACTCACGCCGGAGGAGGCCGGGCACGTCCTCGGGGCCCAGGCCAACCTCTGGACGGAGGTGATGGAGGACCAGCAGCGCCTGGACTACCAGGCGTTTCCCCGGCTGGCCGCGTTCGCCGAGGCGGTGTGGTCGGCCCTCCCGCCGCCCGCCGAGCGGGACTTCGCCCATTTCGAACAGCGCATGGCCGTCCACTACCGGCGGCTGGACGCGTTGGGCGTGGCCTACCGCCCGCCCGGCGGCCCCCTGCCCTGGCAGCGCCGGCCCGGCCTGCTCGGACGCCCGATCGAGGGGACGCCCCCGATCGTGTGA
- a CDS encoding serine/threonine-protein kinase — protein MDPLTTGDPLRLGPYRLVGVLGAGGMGKVYLGRNAAGGTAAVKVLHPETAHDPHMAQRFVREAQAAQAVTSPGVARVLGAWTEGGRPWIATEFLAGPTLTEAVERHGPFDEAGVRALGAALARTLGDIHAAGLVHRDIKPSNIVLTSSGPRVIDFGIARPEHGLTLTTTGTNPVTPGYGAPEQVLGRRVGPPGDVFSLGAVLAFAATGRRAYDGTDVASIQYKVVHEEPDLAGLPAPLHALIAPCLAREPGHRPQPALVATAMAPPKGADRVWRRGPLAADIARREAAARELTMLAAAPTTTPGLSRRRLVTALVAGAATVAAAGGAGTWWYLRDGASAQQSLKADPPPPPQPWDAKPLTAGQYEEGRPPAELWGPVGTFPFAPAPLPVRDLVIAMTSDGLAAFSVRDGIPKWRVKSEQYGRFAGRSGIVATPFDGGRLVGLDATTGDERWSASVDADHVLAMDDEAVYFVNGAGSLHPSKITAFDFRSREIRWAVPHPDREPTHSDAALAVPARDRLVVYGRNGEVRALDTATGRTAWKLTQRPDGQDAVMPAVRDDMVYLGGKTLAAHRLDDGEKVWSLPSASFRVSPTLAGRASFQGWSGPTVDGSFLYALDSPVLHCLDRRTGKTVWTHRLDDRAYPPLTPPAVQGRTVWTVTGGSDSAALALDKQTGKPLWSYPWRGSVSPWLVGSGNRVFLSSNGSLTAMPVV, from the coding sequence ATGGATCCCCTCACCACCGGCGACCCCCTCCGCCTCGGCCCGTACCGTCTCGTCGGCGTGCTCGGCGCGGGCGGCATGGGCAAGGTCTACCTCGGCCGGAACGCCGCCGGGGGCACTGCCGCCGTCAAGGTGCTGCACCCGGAGACGGCCCACGACCCGCACATGGCGCAGCGCTTCGTCCGCGAGGCGCAGGCCGCACAGGCCGTGACGAGCCCGGGCGTCGCGCGGGTGCTCGGGGCGTGGACGGAGGGCGGCCGGCCGTGGATCGCCACCGAGTTCCTGGCCGGGCCGACGCTGACCGAGGCCGTGGAGCGGCACGGGCCGTTCGACGAGGCGGGGGTGCGGGCCCTGGGCGCCGCGCTGGCGCGGACCCTCGGGGACATCCACGCCGCCGGCCTGGTGCACCGCGACATCAAGCCGTCCAACATCGTCCTGACCTCCTCCGGCCCGCGCGTCATCGACTTCGGCATCGCCCGCCCCGAGCACGGCCTCACCCTCACCACCACCGGCACCAACCCCGTCACCCCCGGCTACGGCGCCCCCGAGCAGGTCCTCGGCCGGCGAGTCGGCCCGCCCGGTGACGTGTTCTCACTCGGCGCCGTCCTCGCCTTCGCGGCCACCGGCCGGCGCGCCTACGACGGCACGGACGTGGCCTCCATCCAGTACAAGGTCGTCCACGAGGAACCGGACCTGGCAGGCCTCCCCGCCCCGCTGCACGCCCTGATCGCCCCCTGCCTGGCCCGTGAACCCGGACACCGCCCGCAACCCGCCCTCGTCGCCACCGCGATGGCCCCGCCCAAGGGGGCCGACCGCGTCTGGCGCCGCGGCCCGCTCGCCGCCGACATCGCCCGCCGCGAGGCCGCCGCGCGCGAACTGACCATGCTGGCCGCCGCGCCCACCACCACCCCGGGACTCTCCCGGCGCCGCCTCGTCACGGCCCTGGTCGCGGGCGCCGCGACGGTGGCCGCAGCGGGCGGCGCCGGGACGTGGTGGTACCTCCGCGACGGCGCCTCGGCACAGCAGTCCCTCAAGGCCGACCCGCCACCCCCGCCCCAGCCCTGGGACGCCAAGCCCCTGACGGCCGGGCAGTACGAGGAGGGCCGCCCGCCCGCCGAACTCTGGGGCCCGGTCGGCACGTTCCCCTTCGCGCCCGCCCCGCTGCCCGTGCGCGACCTGGTCATCGCCATGACGAGCGACGGCCTGGCAGCCTTCTCCGTCCGGGACGGCATACCGAAGTGGCGGGTGAAGAGCGAGCAGTACGGCCGGTTCGCGGGCCGCTCCGGCATCGTGGCGACCCCGTTCGACGGCGGCCGGCTGGTCGGCCTGGACGCCACCACGGGCGACGAACGCTGGAGCGCGTCCGTCGACGCGGACCACGTCCTCGCGATGGACGACGAGGCGGTGTACTTCGTGAACGGCGCCGGGTCCCTGCACCCCAGCAAGATCACCGCTTTCGACTTCCGCTCCCGCGAGATCCGCTGGGCCGTCCCCCACCCGGACCGGGAACCGACCCACTCCGACGCCGCGCTGGCGGTCCCCGCCCGCGACCGCCTCGTCGTCTACGGCCGGAACGGCGAGGTCCGCGCCCTCGACACCGCCACCGGACGCACCGCGTGGAAGCTCACCCAACGGCCCGACGGACAGGACGCGGTCATGCCGGCGGTCCGCGACGACATGGTGTACCTCGGCGGAAAGACCCTGGCCGCGCACCGCCTGGACGACGGCGAGAAGGTCTGGTCCCTCCCCTCCGCCTCCTTCCGAGTCAGCCCGACACTCGCAGGCAGGGCCTCCTTCCAGGGTTGGTCCGGCCCGACCGTCGACGGTTCCTTCCTCTACGCCCTGGACTCACCGGTCCTGCACTGCCTCGACCGCCGCACCGGCAAGACCGTCTGGACCCACCGCCTGGACGACCGCGCCTACCCGCCCCTCACACCCCCCGCCGTCCAGGGCCGAACCGTCTGGACCGTCACCGGAGGCAGCGACTCCGCCGCCCTGGCCCTCGACAAACAGACCGGCAAGCCCCTCTGGTCCTACCCTTGGCGCGGCAGCGTCTCCCCGTGGCTCGTCGGCTCGGGCAACCGCGTGTTCCTCTCCTCGAACGGCTCACTGACCGCGATGCCGGTGGTGTGA
- a CDS encoding putative T7SS-secreted protein, with product MSDSAWPGLGFNPAKGSVKTTDWLAHDVGRVADELEELHGLIEKIGKSDKVWKGEAATAFRSQLGKLPTYLQQGSKSMHDCSRALKQWREHLHAHQETAKRLEADAVAARSRVRETVEASKTVNQKIDDINRNHVQISKAEADKLTSESSKAASEASKAVHALDLIIAEAERLREQWERNSEAAAKAIREAAKNHPPDISVWERISGRLNQAWKGFKDFLVKHADLFSTLSSALALAAIVASVFPPAGAVLGGLSVACASAAAAGHYMAWKRGLIDKKTAFTKMGMDSLGLFPTFGAGKGLVLGIKAGARGGRLLNGAKEARTGFLEGFTNPISTKSISATVNRISGKFGKQIIGKPGESMIRPEAVTGPIKALTTIHGLEKLITHGESSSHHEREPLIQAPAPYTGRRGTPTAFHKALAA from the coding sequence ATGTCCGACTCCGCATGGCCTGGACTCGGCTTCAACCCCGCGAAAGGCAGCGTGAAAACGACCGACTGGCTTGCACACGATGTCGGCCGCGTCGCAGACGAACTCGAAGAACTCCACGGCCTGATAGAGAAGATAGGCAAGTCGGACAAGGTCTGGAAAGGTGAGGCGGCCACGGCTTTCAGAAGCCAGCTCGGCAAGCTGCCCACCTACCTGCAGCAGGGCAGCAAGTCCATGCATGACTGCTCGCGCGCGCTGAAGCAGTGGCGCGAGCACCTCCACGCCCACCAGGAAACAGCGAAGCGGCTGGAAGCCGACGCGGTCGCCGCGAGGTCACGGGTCAGGGAGACGGTCGAGGCCAGCAAAACCGTCAACCAGAAGATCGACGACATCAACCGCAACCATGTGCAGATCTCCAAGGCCGAAGCGGACAAGCTGACGAGCGAGAGCAGCAAGGCCGCCTCGGAGGCCAGCAAGGCCGTGCACGCGCTCGACCTGATCATCGCCGAGGCCGAGCGCCTCCGCGAGCAGTGGGAGCGGAACTCGGAGGCAGCGGCCAAGGCGATACGCGAGGCCGCCAAGAACCACCCGCCGGACATCAGCGTGTGGGAGCGAATATCCGGCCGCCTCAACCAGGCGTGGAAGGGCTTCAAGGACTTCCTCGTCAAGCACGCGGACCTGTTCTCCACATTGTCGAGCGCATTGGCCCTCGCAGCGATCGTGGCCAGCGTCTTCCCGCCTGCGGGAGCCGTTCTGGGCGGCTTGTCGGTCGCCTGCGCGAGCGCGGCGGCGGCGGGGCACTACATGGCGTGGAAGCGTGGCCTCATCGACAAAAAGACAGCTTTCACCAAGATGGGAATGGACAGTTTGGGCCTCTTTCCCACGTTCGGGGCCGGCAAGGGGCTCGTCCTGGGAATAAAGGCAGGCGCCAGGGGCGGAAGATTGCTCAACGGAGCCAAGGAGGCGCGTACAGGATTTTTGGAAGGCTTCACGAACCCCATCAGCACCAAGAGCATCAGCGCTACCGTGAACCGGATCAGCGGGAAGTTCGGGAAACAAATCATCGGAAAGCCTGGGGAAAGCATGATCCGCCCGGAGGCGGTCACCGGTCCGATCAAGGCCCTGACCACCATACACGGGCTGGAAAAACTGATCACACATGGCGAAAGTTCCAGCCACCACGAGAGGGAACCTCTCATCCAGGCACCCGCACCCTACACAGGCAGAAGAGGTACACCCACCGCGTTCCATAAGGCCCTGGCCGCCTGA
- a CDS encoding xanthine dehydrogenase family protein molybdopterin-binding subunit, translated as MGGNAGAGGSGGPDDVTGVLGALVTSSVTAPAPVPDGPPQGIGASVPAADAAAKTQGTFPYAADLWAEGLLWAAVLRSPHPHARIVSIDTATAAAMPGVHAVVTHADVPGDAAHGRRVADRPVFASDVVRHHGEPIAAVAADHPDTARLAAAAIAVEYEVLEPVTDPELAFSAEPLHPDGNLIRHIPLRFGDPEVTGEVVVEGLYRIGRQDPAPIGAEAGLAVPRPDGGVEIYCASTDPHADRDLAAACFALEPERVKIVVTGVPGAMGDREDSGVQLPLGLLALRTGHPVKLAATREESFLSHAHRHPTLLRYRHHADAEGKLVKVEAQILMDAGAYADSSADALAAAVAFACGPYVVPHAFVEGWAVRTNNPPSGHVRGEGAMQVCAAYEGQMDKLAARLGIDPAELRMRNIMATGDILPTGQTVTCPAPVAELLAAVRDFPLPVLPKDDPEEEWLLPGGLEGAGEPGAVRRGVGYGVGMVHMLGAEGADEVSTATVKVSGSVATVICAAVETGQGFATLARQIVQEVLGITDVYVAPVDTDQPPCGPAAHGRHTWVSGGAVERAARMVRTQLLQPLAAQFGMSTELLTIADGKITSYDGVLSTTVAEALDGKELWATAQCRPHPTEPLDETGQGDAFVGIAFCAVRAVVDVDVELGSVRVVEMAVAQDVGRVLNPAQAHARIEAGLTQGLGAALTENLRTSAGQVRRPDFSGYALPTSLDAPDIRIVKLVEERDVVAPFGAKAISAVPVVTSPAAIASAVRAATGRPVNRLPIRPQAAVAVPTGA; from the coding sequence ATGGGCGGCAACGCCGGAGCGGGCGGCTCGGGAGGGCCGGACGACGTGACGGGCGTGCTCGGCGCCCTGGTCACCTCCTCCGTGACCGCGCCCGCGCCGGTCCCCGACGGGCCCCCGCAGGGCATCGGCGCGTCCGTCCCGGCGGCCGACGCCGCGGCCAAGACGCAGGGCACCTTCCCGTACGCCGCCGACCTGTGGGCGGAGGGCCTGCTGTGGGCGGCCGTGTTGCGGTCCCCGCACCCGCACGCCCGGATCGTCTCCATCGACACCGCCACGGCCGCCGCCATGCCCGGCGTGCACGCCGTCGTCACCCACGCCGACGTGCCCGGCGACGCCGCGCACGGACGGCGGGTCGCGGACCGTCCGGTGTTCGCGTCCGACGTGGTGCGCCACCACGGCGAGCCGATCGCCGCGGTCGCCGCCGACCACCCGGACACGGCCCGGCTCGCCGCCGCCGCCATCGCCGTCGAGTACGAGGTGCTGGAGCCGGTCACCGACCCCGAACTGGCCTTCTCCGCCGAGCCGCTGCACCCCGACGGCAACCTCATCCGCCACATCCCGCTGCGCTTCGGCGACCCCGAGGTCACCGGCGAGGTGGTGGTCGAGGGGCTGTACCGCATCGGCCGGCAGGACCCGGCGCCCATCGGCGCGGAGGCCGGCCTCGCCGTGCCCCGGCCCGACGGCGGCGTCGAGATCTACTGCGCCTCCACCGACCCGCACGCCGACCGCGACCTGGCCGCCGCCTGCTTCGCCCTCGAACCGGAACGCGTCAAGATCGTCGTCACCGGCGTGCCCGGCGCCATGGGCGACCGCGAGGACTCCGGCGTCCAACTGCCGCTCGGCCTGCTCGCGCTGCGCACCGGCCACCCGGTGAAGCTCGCGGCGACCCGCGAGGAGTCGTTCCTCAGCCACGCCCACCGCCACCCGACGCTGCTGCGCTACCGCCACCACGCGGACGCGGAGGGCAAGCTGGTCAAGGTCGAGGCGCAGATCCTGATGGACGCCGGCGCCTACGCCGACTCCTCCGCCGACGCGCTGGCCGCCGCCGTCGCCTTCGCCTGCGGCCCGTACGTCGTCCCGCACGCCTTCGTCGAGGGCTGGGCCGTCCGCACCAACAACCCGCCGTCCGGGCATGTGCGCGGCGAGGGGGCCATGCAGGTCTGCGCCGCCTACGAGGGCCAGATGGACAAGCTCGCCGCGCGGCTCGGTATCGACCCCGCCGAACTGCGCATGCGCAACATCATGGCGACGGGCGACATCCTGCCCACCGGCCAGACGGTCACCTGCCCGGCCCCCGTCGCCGAACTCCTCGCCGCCGTCCGCGACTTCCCCCTGCCCGTGCTCCCCAAGGACGACCCCGAGGAGGAGTGGCTGCTCCCCGGCGGGCTGGAGGGCGCCGGGGAACCGGGCGCCGTCCGGCGCGGCGTCGGCTACGGCGTCGGCATGGTCCACATGCTCGGCGCGGAGGGCGCGGACGAGGTGTCCACGGCGACGGTGAAGGTCAGCGGTTCCGTCGCGACCGTCATCTGCGCCGCCGTCGAGACCGGCCAGGGCTTCGCCACCCTCGCCCGGCAGATCGTCCAGGAGGTCCTGGGCATCACCGACGTCTACGTGGCCCCCGTCGACACCGACCAGCCGCCCTGCGGCCCGGCCGCCCACGGCCGGCACACCTGGGTCTCCGGCGGCGCGGTCGAGCGCGCCGCGCGCATGGTCCGCACCCAGCTGCTCCAGCCCCTGGCCGCCCAGTTCGGCATGTCCACCGAGCTGCTGACGATCGCCGACGGCAAGATCACGTCGTACGACGGCGTGCTCAGCACCACCGTCGCCGAGGCGCTCGACGGCAAGGAGCTCTGGGCCACCGCCCAGTGCCGCCCCCACCCCACCGAGCCGCTGGACGAGACCGGCCAGGGCGACGCCTTCGTCGGCATCGCCTTCTGCGCGGTACGGGCCGTGGTGGACGTCGACGTCGAACTCGGCTCCGTCCGCGTCGTCGAGATGGCCGTCGCCCAGGACGTCGGCCGCGTCCTCAACCCGGCCCAGGCGCACGCCCGCATCGAGGCCGGCCTCACCCAGGGCCTCGGCGCGGCCCTCACCGAGAACCTCCGCACCTCGGCCGGCCAGGTCCGCCGCCCGGACTTCAGCGGCTACGCCCTGCCGACGTCCCTGGACGCGCCGGACATCCGCATCGTCAAGCTCGTCGAGGAGCGCGACGTCGTCGCCCCCTTCGGCGCCAAGGCCATCAGCGCCGTCCCGGTCGTCACCTCCCCCGCCGCCATCGCCTCGGCCGTCCGCGCCGCCACCGGCCGCCCGGTCAACCGCCTCCCGATCCGCCCGCAGGCGGCGGTGGCGGTGCCGACGGGGGCGTGA